In a single window of the Acetivibrio cellulolyticus CD2 genome:
- a CDS encoding carbohydrate-binding protein, with the protein MKDIVKRSLVFIIVLVLLPTFSGVVYAAAFIDYFTDTPILEPLSSSCWGVPEVGPRDQSNGLEDKTMTKYCYWDGGIIKGSDGKYHMFASRWDQNAGHNGWFGSVAVHATSSNLYGPYVDEGVCWPNNQGGKGHNVFPFQLKDGRYAIIVSDTRPGDIFVSDSLDGPWEYMGKLSVTGAYATSFTMYNVCIMLRPDGRYEAIQRNGVIGISDNVLGPYTVSKPAVWPQVYGLPKDWLEDPVMWYSGDLYHVVVNKWDTRKAYHLTSKDGINNWQLEPGLAYDPTANFIRYTNGTVNHWNKLERPNVYMENGHVVAMLLSAINVAKDKDLGNDRHGSKVIVIPFDGARLDAAGAPPTPAPRSAYTQIEAENFYTQFGIQSEECTEGGEDVGYIENGDYTVYKGIEFGSGAGSFQARVASASSGGNIELRLDSIDGELIGTCPVTATGDWQTWVTSTCSVSGVSGTHDLYIKFTGGSGYLFNLNWWKFITAPVTPTLTPSPTSTGTKGDLNGDGNVNSIDFAVLRLHLLGSTPLTGTYLSNADVNRDGSVNSIDFAFMRQYLLGMIFSFN; encoded by the coding sequence ATGAAAGATATTGTGAAAAGAAGTTTGGTATTTATTATTGTATTGGTTTTATTGCCGACATTTTCAGGGGTAGTATATGCTGCAGCGTTCATTGATTATTTTACAGATACACCAATTTTAGAGCCATTGTCCTCGTCTTGTTGGGGTGTACCGGAAGTGGGCCCTCGAGATCAATCAAATGGTTTGGAAGACAAAACCATGACAAAGTATTGTTACTGGGATGGTGGGATCATTAAAGGTTCAGATGGTAAGTATCATATGTTTGCAAGTCGCTGGGACCAGAATGCTGGGCACAACGGATGGTTTGGCTCAGTGGCTGTTCATGCAACAAGCTCCAACCTCTATGGACCTTATGTTGACGAGGGAGTCTGCTGGCCAAATAATCAGGGTGGTAAAGGGCACAATGTTTTTCCATTTCAACTAAAGGATGGACGTTATGCTATTATTGTGAGCGATACCAGGCCAGGGGATATATTTGTTTCAGATTCCTTGGATGGGCCGTGGGAATATATGGGGAAATTATCGGTCACAGGTGCTTATGCAACAAGCTTTACAATGTATAATGTTTGTATTATGCTTCGGCCAGATGGACGTTATGAGGCAATTCAAAGAAATGGCGTAATTGGTATTTCCGATAACGTCCTTGGTCCTTACACCGTATCAAAACCTGCTGTTTGGCCGCAAGTCTACGGCTTGCCAAAAGACTGGCTAGAAGATCCGGTTATGTGGTACAGTGGTGATCTTTATCATGTTGTTGTCAATAAGTGGGATACACGTAAGGCTTATCACCTCACTTCCAAAGACGGTATCAACAATTGGCAGTTAGAACCAGGGCTTGCCTATGACCCAACAGCGAACTTTATACGCTATACGAACGGTACAGTTAATCATTGGAATAAATTGGAGCGCCCCAATGTTTATATGGAGAACGGACACGTAGTTGCTATGTTACTTTCAGCGATCAACGTTGCTAAAGATAAGGATCTTGGGAATGATAGGCATGGCAGCAAGGTTATTGTTATTCCGTTTGATGGTGCCAGACTTGATGCTGCCGGTGCTCCGCCAACTCCAGCTCCTCGCTCAGCTTATACACAGATTGAAGCTGAAAACTTTTACACCCAGTTTGGGATACAGAGTGAGGAATGCACAGAAGGTGGAGAGGATGTCGGATATATTGAAAATGGGGACTATACGGTCTACAAGGGGATTGAATTCGGAAGCGGTGCGGGAAGCTTTCAGGCCAGAGTAGCCAGTGCATCCAGTGGAGGTAATATTGAGCTAAGGCTTGACAGTATTGATGGTGAATTAATTGGGACTTGTCCGGTTACTGCAACCGGTGACTGGCAGACTTGGGTTACTTCAACGTGTAGTGTCAGCGGCGTAAGCGGTACTCATGACCTTTATATAAAATTTACCGGTGGTAGCGGTTACCTCTTTAATCTGAATTGGTGGAAGTTTATCACTGCTCCTGTTACGCCTACTCTAACGCCTTCTCCAACCTCTACTGGAACTAAGGGTGATTTGAATGGCGATGGAAATGTAAATTCAATAGACTTTGCAGTATTAAGATTGCATTTACTAGGATCGACTCCGCTAACAGGAACATATCTTTCCAATGCGGATGTCAATAGAGACGGCAGTGTGAATTCTATAGACTTTGCATTTATGAGACAGTATTTATTAGGTATGATATTTTCCTTCAACTAA
- a CDS encoding carbohydrate-binding protein: protein MRRVKRGLSILIAITMVVALFTVTSLNTAVAADVNITLDGNYIKASNINGLTFKGFGVLSANSTSALLMDYKSEHPDKYAQMLKILFGGENPIMTHVKIEMGNDRNNSTGPDPATMRWQNEAANVRRQPGFQLAADAKKVNPNLKVSILRWNSPGWVDTNDKVYIWYKNTILAAYRQYGYMVDYVNPGVNEQAADLTWTKQYADRVRTDSAGFNSTEEQRLYNSIKIIISDESHLPTFGGQMLSDTSLRNVVSVGGYHYYTDDDSGGNFKKLAEQFDKEVWNSEAQATFSNSSFRPNNNMKDPSVSGTGIGGINGPLEMGNTAIKGFVNSRRTHFIYQPAIGSFYEGGQYSFKELLSARDPWSGWIHYDAGLVILRHFSWFAKLGWENQTNTAGIWRAVPQASYTGATGTNPVSGRNGTPSYLTLAAPDKRNFSTIIINDSEYSKTYTISTVNMGYTGTPDLELWETRAADKGAAFNSNYMKYLGKVSANNGVYTINIKPYSIVTVTTLENSGKEEYKTSLPVEGERTVLDTDETGSVQNTKDNILYADNFDYSGKTVPVIGAGGKIIGTESYIDSRGGSKSVIPRYTCDRNGAFEVYLPDGSSNYVLRQQVDQATMGLGGTWNNGSPITGIGDFRWLNYKASVDVSFELNSTESGNNYAAIGARQQGGGNSHYTAGTPYLLKFWFDGGWSLHVSGTSVASGNVVSGTGGAKINGFNTSYNAWHNIAIKVVENKVTAYIDDVKLYEYTDSSPRLSGRVDLASGYYNTRFDNLKVEKVDGYVPYYSELLDNLEMNDLSSVPATKLIYSGSWAHENGKSMYNYQRSFSTSKASGATIQYKFIGTGLDILGPNNGYAKLEVTVDGKVVNSSASTMASGELYQTFTLRDLNYGLHTVQLKVLSGTLVVDAVAVVSDVIYNPTEPRSAFTQIEAETFDTQLGIETEVCTEGGENVGFIENEDYAVYKKIDFGSGAGSFQARVASATSGGNIELRIDSIDGKLVGTCPVNGTDDWQTWVTSTCGVSRVSGTHDLYLKFTGGSSYLFNLNWWKFGTASVTPVTNPTPSPTGIKGDLNDDGNVNSIDFALLRLHLLGGAKLSGENLFNADVNGDSSVNSIDFALVRQYLLGSS from the coding sequence ATGAGAAGAGTAAAAAGGGGTTTATCAATTCTTATTGCAATTACCATGGTTGTGGCTTTATTTACAGTCACATCGTTAAATACAGCTGTAGCTGCAGATGTGAATATTACTTTAGATGGAAACTATATAAAAGCTAGCAACATTAATGGTCTTACATTTAAGGGGTTTGGCGTGCTGAGTGCCAACAGTACCAGTGCACTTCTTATGGATTATAAGTCCGAGCATCCAGATAAATATGCACAAATGCTTAAGATCCTGTTTGGCGGAGAAAATCCCATTATGACTCATGTAAAAATTGAGATGGGCAATGATCGCAATAACTCCACCGGTCCGGACCCGGCTACTATGCGCTGGCAAAATGAAGCGGCTAATGTTAGGAGGCAACCTGGTTTTCAGCTTGCAGCTGATGCCAAAAAGGTTAATCCCAATCTTAAGGTGAGTATCCTTCGGTGGAATTCTCCGGGCTGGGTAGACACCAATGATAAAGTTTATATCTGGTATAAAAACACCATTTTAGCCGCTTATCGTCAATATGGGTATATGGTCGATTATGTAAATCCTGGGGTTAACGAACAAGCAGCGGATTTGACGTGGACAAAACAATACGCTGACCGTGTCAGAACGGACAGTGCAGGTTTTAATAGCACTGAAGAGCAAAGGTTGTATAATAGCATAAAGATCATAATTTCCGATGAATCACATTTACCCACTTTCGGTGGTCAAATGTTGAGCGATACATCTCTTCGAAACGTTGTTTCGGTTGGCGGATACCATTATTACACCGATGACGACAGTGGAGGTAATTTTAAAAAGCTTGCAGAACAATTTGATAAAGAGGTTTGGAATAGTGAAGCTCAGGCTACGTTCAGCAACTCGTCCTTCCGTCCTAACAACAATATGAAAGATCCTTCGGTGTCAGGAACCGGTATAGGAGGTATCAATGGCCCGTTGGAAATGGGAAACACTGCTATTAAGGGTTTTGTCAATTCCCGCCGTACGCATTTTATCTATCAGCCGGCCATCGGTTCCTTTTACGAAGGCGGACAATATTCCTTTAAAGAATTACTTAGTGCACGTGACCCTTGGTCAGGCTGGATTCACTATGACGCAGGTCTTGTCATTCTGCGCCATTTCAGTTGGTTTGCAAAGTTGGGATGGGAAAACCAGACCAATACTGCGGGTATCTGGAGAGCGGTGCCTCAGGCGAGCTATACCGGTGCAACAGGTACGAACCCCGTTAGCGGCCGCAATGGTACTCCAAGTTATTTGACGCTTGCTGCTCCTGATAAGCGCAATTTTTCAACTATTATCATTAACGACAGTGAGTATTCTAAAACCTACACAATCAGTACAGTTAATATGGGCTATACTGGTACCCCGGATCTGGAATTGTGGGAAACAAGGGCAGCCGATAAGGGGGCAGCCTTTAACAGCAATTACATGAAATATCTTGGAAAAGTTTCGGCAAATAACGGTGTTTACACTATAAACATTAAGCCTTATTCTATTGTAACAGTTACCACATTAGAGAACAGTGGGAAGGAGGAGTACAAAACATCGCTGCCGGTGGAGGGCGAGCGTACCGTACTCGATACAGATGAGACTGGTTCTGTACAGAATACAAAGGATAATATCCTGTATGCTGACAATTTTGATTATTCCGGTAAAACAGTCCCAGTTATTGGAGCAGGAGGCAAAATCATCGGAACGGAAAGCTATATAGATTCCCGAGGAGGATCTAAAAGCGTGATCCCACGTTATACTTGTGATCGTAACGGTGCGTTTGAGGTGTATCTTCCAGATGGGTCGAGTAATTATGTCCTTCGCCAACAGGTGGATCAAGCCACTATGGGGCTTGGAGGTACATGGAATAACGGTAGTCCCATTACAGGTATTGGAGATTTCCGATGGCTCAACTACAAAGCTAGTGTTGACGTTTCTTTTGAGCTCAATAGTACTGAGAGCGGTAACAATTATGCTGCTATCGGTGCCCGTCAGCAGGGTGGAGGCAATTCACATTACACAGCTGGTACACCTTATTTACTGAAATTCTGGTTTGACGGGGGTTGGTCACTGCATGTTAGCGGAACTTCCGTAGCAAGCGGTAATGTAGTGAGTGGTACCGGTGGAGCAAAAATTAATGGATTTAACACCTCGTATAATGCATGGCATAATATTGCAATTAAAGTTGTAGAAAACAAAGTGACTGCTTATATAGACGATGTAAAACTTTATGAGTACACAGATTCCAGCCCTAGATTATCAGGTCGTGTAGATTTGGCCAGCGGTTATTATAATACCCGTTTTGATAATTTGAAGGTGGAAAAGGTTGACGGCTATGTACCTTACTATTCTGAATTGCTTGATAATCTTGAAATGAATGACCTGTCTTCCGTTCCGGCTACCAAGCTTATTTACAGTGGCTCGTGGGCACATGAAAATGGCAAATCCATGTATAACTACCAGCGCTCATTTTCCACAAGTAAAGCATCGGGTGCTACCATTCAGTATAAATTTATCGGCACAGGGTTAGATATTCTAGGACCGAACAACGGGTATGCAAAGCTTGAGGTAACAGTTGACGGAAAGGTTGTTAACTCATCAGCCAGTACAATGGCATCCGGAGAACTTTATCAAACTTTCACGCTACGGGATCTTAATTATGGATTGCATACCGTTCAGTTAAAGGTATTAAGCGGTACCTTGGTTGTGGATGCCGTGGCAGTCGTTTCGGACGTGATATACAACCCAACTGAACCAAGATCGGCTTTTACACAGATCGAAGCTGAGACCTTTGACACCCAGTTGGGAATAGAGACTGAGGTCTGCACAGAAGGTGGGGAGAATGTTGGATTTATTGAGAATGAGGATTATGCTGTATACAAGAAAATTGATTTTGGAAGTGGCGCGGGAAGCTTCCAAGCTAGGGTAGCCAGTGCAACTAGTGGAGGTAATATAGAGCTAAGGATTGACAGTATTGACGGCAAATTAGTTGGGACTTGTCCGGTTAACGGAACAGATGATTGGCAGACTTGGGTTACTTCAACGTGTGGTGTGAGCAGAGTAAGCGGTACCCATGATCTCTATTTAAAATTTACAGGTGGCAGCAGTTACCTTTTTAATCTGAACTGGTGGAAATTCGGTACTGCCTCAGTTACCCCTGTTACGAATCCTACCCCAAGCCCTACTGGAATTAAAGGTGATTTGAATGATGATGGAAATGTCAATTCGATAGACTTTGCATTATTAAGACTACATTTGTTAGGTGGAGCTAAGCTTTCAGGGGAGAACCTTTTCAATGCGGATGTAAATGGAGACAGCAGTGTGAATTCTATAGACTTTGCATTGGTAAGGCAATATTTATTGGGGAGCTCATAA
- a CDS encoding anti-sigma factor domain-containing protein produces the protein MKYQGIVLTITKNIAIVCTKDFQCYYIKMCSTFFVGKKIEFSGRETVGKKQLRQD, from the coding sequence ATGAAATATCAAGGAATTGTATTAACCATAACAAAGAACATAGCAATAGTTTGTACTAAAGATTTTCAATGTTATTATATCAAGATGTGTTCTACTTTTTTTGTAGGAAAGAAAATTGAATTTTCAGGAAGGGAAACTGTTGGTAAAAAACAGCTTCGGCAAGATTAA
- a CDS encoding sigma-70 family RNA polymerase sigma factor: MLFISTIINYAGKTATQVIEKIKNGDKQLKEKFIEDYIPFILKVVSSFYTSKMVDLKSSDEYSIGLMAFDEAIEKYDSSKSRNFFKFAELVIKRRVIDYFKKTSSISKNEIPLSCFDSNIESEIEEKLSISDIGWETDGYEFIYELKDFSKQLETFGLNINNLPDYVPKHKDSRRMCVGIAKKIIENKNIYEKLKTKKYIHMKELIKVIDVHPKTVERNRAFIICLYIILDNDYENFKKYLNEIF, encoded by the coding sequence ATGCTATTTATTTCAACTATTATAAATTATGCAGGCAAAACTGCAACTCAAGTTATCGAAAAAATCAAGAATGGAGACAAGCAGCTAAAGGAAAAATTCATTGAAGACTATATTCCATTTATACTAAAAGTTGTCTCAAGCTTCTATACCTCAAAAATGGTTGATTTGAAAAGCAGTGATGAATACAGCATTGGGCTAATGGCATTTGATGAGGCTATTGAAAAATATGATAGTAGCAAAAGCAGAAATTTTTTTAAATTTGCAGAATTGGTAATAAAAAGAAGGGTGATAGATTATTTTAAAAAGACATCGTCTATCAGCAAAAATGAAATACCCTTATCATGTTTTGATAGTAATATCGAAAGCGAGATTGAGGAGAAACTAAGTATTTCTGACATTGGTTGGGAAACTGATGGATATGAATTTATTTATGAATTAAAGGATTTTTCAAAACAATTAGAAACCTTCGGACTAAATATAAATAATTTACCTGATTATGTTCCGAAACATAAAGATTCAAGGCGTATGTGTGTAGGCATAGCAAAGAAGATTATTGAAAATAAGAATATTTATGAAAAATTAAAAACTAAAAAATATATCCATATGAAAGAACTCATTAAAGTAATAGATGTACATCCGAAGACTGTTGAAAGAAACAGGGCGTTTATTATATGCTTATATATTATTCTTGATAATGATTATGAGAATTTTAAAAAATATTTAAACGAAATATTTTAG
- a CDS encoding AbfB domain-containing protein, with product MKYQGIVIKLTKNKAIVTANDFQCFYIKRNPTIHVGKQIEFTEKEIIRKRSVMTKLALSAACILIVITCLSAYSGIINKLSEPKVFAFVDVDINPSLELGIDDVGKVLSLVPLNEDAKILTDKLKIGRIGVSEAVDIIIDGVKKDYALSEAKKDYVLISSTLNNKKDENDKEYQTDKKKLNIIMNSVKDNIQENKNVNVFLVQTTIYERKDAQSKGISTGRYALYTKYKDRNKDFSIEDAKSLKINELLEGVLNEDKLTPAPTLIPTATSIVSAMPTSIPTLIPTPTKTPAAIPTLIPIRTNTHTLIPIPTQIPSKKATPIPTTTQVSTPTATIKIINSPFMRLESHNYRGYYIRHQSTRARISSYVTPVEDSIFKMVPGLADPNCISFESKNNPGYYLKHENFELILKQYDGTANFNGDATFRKVPGLADENQISFQSYNFPNRYIRHRDYYLWIEEIVDELGREDATYETIEAQ from the coding sequence ATGAAATATCAAGGTATTGTAATAAAACTTACAAAAAACAAGGCAATAGTTACTGCAAATGATTTTCAATGTTTCTATATTAAGAGAAATCCTACAATTCACGTAGGTAAGCAAATTGAATTTACTGAAAAGGAAATCATTAGAAAAAGGTCAGTTATGACAAAACTGGCGTTAAGTGCTGCGTGTATTCTAATTGTTATAACTTGCTTATCAGCCTATTCTGGTATAATCAATAAATTATCTGAGCCAAAAGTTTTTGCATTCGTAGATGTTGACATTAATCCGAGCTTGGAATTAGGAATTGATGATGTTGGAAAAGTTTTAAGTTTGGTTCCATTGAATGAAGATGCAAAAATTCTTACTGATAAATTAAAGATAGGTAGGATAGGTGTCTCTGAAGCTGTTGATATTATAATAGATGGAGTAAAAAAGGATTACGCATTGAGTGAAGCCAAAAAGGATTATGTATTAATCTCAAGTACTTTAAACAACAAAAAAGATGAAAATGATAAGGAGTATCAAACTGATAAGAAAAAACTTAATATTATAATGAACTCAGTTAAAGATAATATACAAGAGAATAAAAATGTAAATGTCTTTCTTGTGCAAACAACCATATACGAAAGAAAAGATGCTCAAAGTAAAGGAATATCCACTGGCAGATATGCACTATATACTAAATATAAAGATCGGAATAAAGATTTTTCAATTGAAGATGCAAAAAGTCTAAAAATCAATGAGTTATTAGAAGGTGTGTTAAACGAGGATAAATTGACACCAGCACCAACACTAATACCGACTGCTACATCAATAGTATCAGCTATGCCAACATCAATACCAACATTAATACCGACCCCGACAAAAACACCAGCTGCTATACCGACTCTAATACCTATACGCACTAATACACATACTCTAATACCAATACCAACTCAAATACCTTCAAAAAAGGCAACACCAATACCAACTACCACGCAAGTGTCAACACCAACGGCAACTATTAAAATAATAAATTCACCGTTTATGCGGCTTGAATCACATAATTATCGTGGATATTATATAAGGCATCAATCAACCAGAGCTCGTATTTCGTCATATGTGACACCTGTTGAAGATTCCATATTCAAGATGGTTCCAGGTCTTGCTGACCCCAATTGTATTTCCTTTGAGTCAAAGAATAATCCAGGATATTACCTCAAGCATGAGAACTTTGAACTTATTCTCAAACAATATGATGGTACAGCAAACTTTAATGGAGATGCAACCTTTAGAAAGGTACCTGGTTTAGCAGATGAAAATCAAATATCTTTTCAATCCTATAATTTTCCCAATAGATATATAAGGCATAGAGATTATTATCTTTGGATTGAAGAAATTGTTGACGAACTAGGAAGGGAAGATGCGACATACGAAACGATTGAAGCTCAGTAG
- a CDS encoding CotH kinase family protein, with translation MKKLVTFITATALLMNVNGPASFKVFASADKTIFINEIMAANTSTLRDGDTDDAVHGKEGGAYSDWIELYNAGEQAIDLTGYTLSDDGATWVFPEGVIPAKGYLVVWASDKNKVAADGQLHTNFKISSSGETITLKMPDKTVADTVTTVSLGDDQSYGRKNDGALEFMVFSEATPKASNIYTSATTAVKMPVFSHQGGFYESAFNLKISTDELKVKIYYTLDGSDPVPGVAGTYEYIGGIDIKSRAGEPNVLSMIENISADTVWNPWKEPNGTVFKCSIVKAVAIREDGVKSKIVTNTYFVDPNMKTRYSIPVISLVTDSDNLFDSTTGIYINTNCEKKGSEWERPMHIEFFEPDGSLGFSQYIGARLNGEWSRKFPQKSFRLYADGGYDDTDKFKYDVFSGLTKKVNGEKLDSFARLILSNGANDNSTLMLRDEVLQSLVSHLKIDTQAYRPSVVFLDGEYWGIYNIRERYDKKYLKAHYNLNKDKVAILDIWEEPVIQEGTAADVLAYTKDIIDYLKSNPITKQSTYEYIKTKMDIESFINTSIAQIYYDNTDWLYGNVTIWKYKTDDGQYHPEAPYGQDGRWRWLLRDTAMSFGIYDTTPDFDTLSFFLGDTTIPDLEYANEEWEIFLLKTLMKNTEFRNEFINRFADQINTSFEPQRVNQKIDEAKSAIEAAMPEHCDRWQNIQMTSTSPYKKSWSENVQVMKNFADGRPGYVRQHIVSNFTKYGVKGTASIKLNSDASQGYIKINSIDINNTTPGVINPSEWTGIYFKGVPLTIKAVPMKGFEFDHWEGVTAATGTSDTISLTPTGDMNIKAVYKEALNEVLVGDINDDKSINSIDFAVLRGYLLGIIKELPVSDENADLNGDGSVNSIDFALLRGYLLGFIKEF, from the coding sequence GTGAAAAAGCTAGTAACATTTATAACTGCCACAGCACTATTAATGAATGTAAATGGACCGGCAAGCTTTAAAGTTTTTGCGAGCGCAGACAAAACCATATTTATAAACGAGATTATGGCAGCTAATACATCAACTTTGAGAGACGGAGATACTGATGATGCGGTGCATGGCAAAGAAGGCGGCGCTTATTCCGATTGGATAGAGCTCTATAACGCAGGTGAGCAGGCAATTGATTTGACAGGGTATACTCTCTCTGATGATGGAGCGACCTGGGTTTTCCCTGAAGGAGTTATACCTGCAAAAGGGTATTTGGTAGTTTGGGCGTCAGACAAAAATAAGGTTGCAGCAGATGGTCAGCTTCATACTAATTTCAAAATAAGTTCAAGTGGCGAGACTATTACTCTTAAGATGCCTGATAAAACAGTTGCTGATACTGTTACAACTGTTTCTCTTGGGGATGATCAATCTTATGGACGAAAAAACGATGGTGCTTTGGAATTTATGGTGTTTTCTGAAGCAACACCTAAAGCTTCAAATATATACACTTCAGCAACAACAGCAGTTAAAATGCCTGTTTTTTCTCATCAAGGCGGATTCTATGAGAGTGCATTTAATCTGAAGATTTCAACAGATGAATTGAAAGTAAAAATATATTACACTCTTGATGGATCAGACCCCGTCCCCGGAGTTGCAGGTACATATGAATACATAGGTGGAATAGATATTAAAAGCAGAGCTGGGGAACCAAATGTACTTTCTATGATTGAAAACATATCGGCAGATACTGTGTGGAATCCATGGAAGGAGCCCAACGGTACGGTTTTCAAATGCTCAATTGTAAAGGCCGTTGCCATTAGGGAAGATGGTGTAAAAAGCAAAATTGTCACAAATACATACTTTGTTGATCCAAATATGAAGACACGGTACAGCATTCCGGTTATCTCACTTGTTACTGACTCAGACAACCTCTTTGACAGTACCACCGGAATCTATATAAATACTAATTGTGAGAAAAAAGGGTCTGAGTGGGAAAGACCCATGCATATAGAGTTTTTTGAACCAGATGGAAGTCTTGGATTTTCGCAATATATCGGAGCAAGACTCAATGGCGAATGGTCAAGGAAATTTCCTCAAAAATCCTTCCGTTTATATGCTGACGGAGGCTATGACGATACCGATAAATTCAAATATGATGTATTTTCCGGACTTACTAAAAAAGTTAATGGCGAAAAGCTGGATAGTTTTGCACGTTTAATTCTAAGTAACGGAGCAAATGATAACTCAACACTTATGCTTCGCGATGAAGTTTTACAAAGTCTTGTATCCCATCTCAAAATTGATACGCAAGCCTATAGGCCTTCTGTAGTATTCCTGGATGGAGAATACTGGGGAATATATAATATCAGGGAGCGCTATGATAAGAAATATCTTAAAGCTCATTACAACCTTAATAAGGATAAGGTTGCTATTCTTGATATTTGGGAAGAACCTGTGATTCAGGAAGGTACTGCTGCTGATGTGTTGGCATATACAAAGGATATAATTGACTACTTAAAATCAAATCCAATAACCAAGCAGAGTACATATGAATACATTAAAACAAAAATGGACATAGAAAGCTTCATAAACACGAGTATAGCACAAATCTACTATGACAATACCGATTGGCTTTACGGTAATGTAACTATATGGAAGTATAAAACTGATGACGGCCAATATCATCCTGAGGCACCATATGGACAGGATGGAAGATGGAGATGGCTTCTTAGGGACACTGCCATGAGTTTTGGTATATATGATACAACTCCTGATTTTGATACCTTATCGTTTTTTCTTGGTGATACCACAATTCCAGATTTGGAATATGCCAACGAAGAGTGGGAGATATTTCTGTTAAAGACATTAATGAAAAATACTGAATTCAGAAATGAGTTTATAAACCGTTTTGCAGATCAAATAAATACTTCCTTTGAGCCACAAAGGGTAAATCAAAAAATAGATGAAGCAAAGTCTGCTATTGAGGCTGCAATGCCTGAACACTGCGACCGCTGGCAAAATATCCAAATGACTTCCACTAGTCCATATAAGAAATCCTGGAGTGAAAATGTCCAGGTTATGAAAAACTTTGCCGACGGACGTCCGGGTTATGTGAGACAGCACATAGTAAGTAATTTTACTAAATATGGAGTGAAAGGTACTGCATCTATTAAGCTTAATTCAGATGCAAGTCAAGGATATATCAAGATAAACTCCATTGATATAAACAATACTACCCCTGGAGTTATAAATCCGAGTGAATGGACTGGTATTTACTTTAAGGGAGTTCCATTGACAATAAAAGCAGTACCTATGAAAGGCTTTGAGTTTGATCATTGGGAAGGTGTAACTGCAGCTACAGGGACATCTGACACCATATCCCTTACTCCTACCGGGGATATGAATATTAAAGCTGTTTATAAGGAAGCATTAAATGAAGTGCTCGTTGGAGATATTAATGATGATAAAAGCATAAATTCAATAGACTTTGCAGTGCTGAGAGGTTATTTGTTGGGAATAATTAAAGAATTGCCAGTTTCAGATGAAAATGCTGATTTGAATGGCGATGGCAGTGTTAACTCTATTGATTTTGCTCTACTTAGGGGATATTTATTAGGATTTATCAAGGAGTTTTAA
- a CDS encoding VanZ family protein, giving the protein MKEFEIVTKKWVRLVSVAALTGYLAYLFYLTFFSSYFGRDFTRREIKFLPFVTIIHFFTSSDVNSFIVNIFGNIAAFVPMGFLLPIVVSRVNNLKRVALAAFFASLFIEITQYIGWVGTSDVDDLILNVLGGVLGYGIYRMIRRIVIR; this is encoded by the coding sequence ATGAAAGAATTTGAGATAGTAACAAAAAAGTGGGTACGCTTGGTAAGTGTTGCAGCGCTTACTGGTTACCTTGCATATCTTTTTTACCTGACTTTCTTTAGTTCATACTTTGGAAGGGATTTTACAAGACGTGAGATAAAGTTTCTGCCATTTGTGACGATAATTCATTTTTTCACATCATCAGATGTAAATAGCTTTATTGTAAACATTTTTGGTAATATTGCTGCTTTTGTTCCAATGGGTTTTTTGCTGCCCATAGTCGTGAGTAGGGTAAATAATTTGAAAAGAGTGGCTCTGGCCGCATTTTTTGCAAGCCTGTTTATTGAGATTACTCAGTATATTGGATGGGTAGGAACCTCTGATGTGGATGATTTAATCTTAAATGTATTGGGTGGAGTGTTGGGATATGGTATATATCGAATGATACGAAGAATAGTTATTAGATGA